A genome region from Fodinibius salicampi includes the following:
- a CDS encoding shikimate kinase: MMKHLSDGTNIFLSGFMGTGKSTIGRLLADKLECSFMDLDDYVEKKEGKSIPDIFEESGEKGFRDLEKQVLLEVCKEFEGVVALGGGSLQNQHLVDHLKLNGILVFLKTPFPIILDRICKDVNRPLLLDEEGNPKDREKLRRELKLLYEKRLPLYEQAPIILKTGGDKTPEEEVEILINKIRNHVA; this comes from the coding sequence ATGATGAAACATTTGTCGGACGGTACGAATATTTTTCTAAGCGGCTTTATGGGAACCGGTAAATCAACTATTGGGCGCCTACTGGCCGATAAGTTGGAATGTTCTTTTATGGATTTGGATGATTACGTAGAGAAAAAGGAAGGTAAATCCATTCCTGATATTTTTGAGGAATCCGGGGAGAAGGGATTTCGGGATCTTGAAAAACAGGTATTATTAGAGGTATGTAAGGAGTTTGAAGGGGTGGTGGCCCTGGGCGGAGGGAGCCTGCAAAATCAGCATTTGGTAGATCATCTGAAATTGAACGGTATTCTTGTGTTTTTAAAGACGCCATTTCCGATTATTTTAGACCGCATCTGTAAAGATGTGAATCGTCCCCTGTTATTAGATGAGGAAGGAAATCCCAAGGATCGGGAAAAGCTTCGCCGGGAACTAAAATTACTTTATGAAAAACGGTTACCGCTCTATGAACAGGCTCCAATCATTTTAAAAACAGGGGGTGATAAAACCCCTGAAGAAGAAGTAGAAATTTTGATTAATAAAATTCGTAACCATGTCGCATAA
- a CDS encoding alanine/glycine:cation symporter family protein, translating to METFERIIAFLENLIWNTPESLPAMVVLLLAFGVFITFRLGFVQVRRFAHGLKVVTGFYDDPEDEGDINHFQALTTALSATVGIGNIAGVALAIHYGGPGALFWMWVTAIFGMAIKFTEVTLAQEYRETNPDGTVSGGPMYYIERGLGSNWKWLAVAFAVSAAICAFLTGNAVQANTVADVMQSDFQIPTVVTGLITASLVAAVILGGIKRIGKVTSKLVPFMGILYVLGALVILILNYDQIIPSLQMIVGYAFNPQAGALGVGSGALIFTLSYGVQRGIFSNEAGQGSAPIAHSAAKTDEPVREGVVALLEPFIDTLIICTMTGLVIVSTGAWDMQHKTTVNPSTDSFSYTLSEKAAGSASETLYFSDGVPENGTMEHYNIPVDTMYTDANYSEPFTGRIELTKSEGSDTYSAVAVYTKGDTELSQLHGGIVENGAPLTIRAFEIGLNPLFPGGGYVVTFAVLLFAISTSISWSYYGDRAAQYLLGFESIFWYRVVFVAMHFFGAVVTLTTIWAFGDVMLGLMAFFNIVALFALSGKAYQITQKYFSRDHSSPES from the coding sequence ATGGAAACTTTTGAACGAATTATTGCCTTTCTTGAAAATCTAATTTGGAACACGCCCGAAAGTCTGCCTGCGATGGTAGTACTGCTGCTTGCCTTCGGAGTTTTTATTACATTCCGGCTGGGATTCGTACAGGTCAGGCGCTTTGCTCATGGGCTTAAAGTGGTGACCGGTTTCTACGATGACCCGGAAGATGAGGGGGACATTAATCACTTTCAGGCATTAACTACGGCGTTATCAGCAACGGTAGGTATTGGAAATATTGCTGGTGTAGCCCTGGCAATTCATTATGGTGGTCCCGGAGCACTCTTCTGGATGTGGGTTACCGCTATTTTTGGGATGGCTATTAAATTCACAGAGGTTACGTTGGCCCAGGAATATCGTGAAACCAATCCTGACGGTACCGTTTCTGGAGGTCCCATGTATTATATTGAGCGGGGACTTGGATCAAACTGGAAATGGCTTGCGGTGGCTTTTGCCGTTTCCGCTGCTATTTGTGCCTTTTTAACGGGTAATGCCGTCCAAGCCAATACCGTAGCTGACGTAATGCAAAGTGATTTTCAGATTCCAACGGTGGTAACAGGTCTTATTACCGCCAGCTTGGTTGCAGCTGTAATTTTGGGGGGTATTAAACGTATTGGGAAAGTAACTTCCAAGCTGGTCCCCTTTATGGGAATTCTTTATGTACTTGGAGCTTTAGTTATTCTTATTCTTAATTACGATCAAATTATTCCTTCCCTCCAAATGATCGTCGGCTATGCATTTAATCCGCAAGCAGGCGCCCTTGGAGTGGGGTCCGGTGCCCTGATTTTCACCCTCAGCTATGGAGTACAGCGGGGAATATTTTCTAACGAGGCGGGCCAGGGTTCCGCTCCCATTGCACACTCTGCCGCCAAAACGGATGAACCCGTTCGTGAAGGTGTGGTTGCCCTGCTGGAACCGTTCATTGACACACTCATTATTTGTACCATGACCGGCTTGGTGATTGTTTCTACCGGAGCGTGGGATATGCAGCATAAAACAACGGTAAATCCCTCTACCGATTCCTTCTCCTACACTCTCTCTGAAAAAGCGGCCGGTAGTGCTTCCGAAACGCTCTATTTTAGTGATGGGGTACCAGAGAACGGTACAATGGAACACTATAATATTCCGGTAGATACCATGTATACCGATGCCAATTACAGCGAGCCTTTTACCGGGCGTATTGAACTTACTAAATCAGAAGGCAGCGACACTTATAGTGCCGTTGCTGTTTATACAAAAGGTGACACCGAATTGTCCCAGCTCCATGGCGGAATAGTTGAAAATGGTGCCCCACTTACAATCCGTGCCTTTGAAATTGGTTTAAATCCCTTATTCCCCGGTGGAGGTTACGTAGTTACCTTTGCAGTGCTTCTCTTCGCTATCTCCACTTCTATTAGCTGGAGCTATTACGGAGATCGGGCTGCTCAATACCTGTTAGGTTTCGAATCTATCTTTTGGTATCGGGTTGTCTTTGTAGCTATGCACTTTTTCGGCGCCGTTGTTACCCTAACTACTATCTGGGCATTTGGTGACGTTATGCTCGGACTTATGGCTTTCTTCAACATTGTTGCGCTGTTTGCACTTTCAGGAAAAGCATATCAAATTACTCAAAAATATTTCAGCAGAGATCACAGTTCGCCTGAATCCTAA
- the aroB gene encoding 3-dehydroquinate synthase, which yields MSHNIDVSVSLNKRYSIHVEKNVEKAFFDFCADRYSKEKVILVVDEKVYELHETKIESMCSRYFENLFVLKIPQGESSKSLSQWQQLVNEILAEGVERNTPLVAIGGGVTGDLAGYVAASVLRGIPLIHLPTTLLAMVDSSIGGKTGLNHDTGKNLIGAFYQPDAVFADVEFLETLEQREWITGMAEIIKYGAIRSPELFSQLEKLKDNLSADDGEWIEVIRESARIKTDIVQEDTLEAGKRAHLNFGHTFGHALERVAGYGSISHGEAVFAGMIAATYFSKELGHPIDDTVFTPFMSLYKQQIQSFPSQPDKLIEAMKTDKKVKNNIIQLVLLKEWGSPYIKPCTDLSKLKAAWNYTIDQFN from the coding sequence ATGTCGCATAACATCGATGTCTCGGTATCACTTAACAAACGGTATTCCATCCACGTGGAGAAAAATGTAGAAAAAGCTTTTTTTGACTTTTGTGCTGATCGTTATTCAAAAGAAAAGGTGATTCTCGTAGTCGATGAAAAAGTATATGAACTGCATGAAACCAAAATAGAATCAATGTGCAGCCGGTATTTCGAGAACTTATTTGTTTTAAAAATACCGCAGGGAGAGAGCTCGAAATCACTTAGCCAGTGGCAACAGTTAGTTAATGAGATTTTAGCAGAGGGCGTAGAGCGAAATACTCCTTTGGTAGCAATTGGGGGTGGCGTTACAGGGGATCTGGCCGGTTATGTAGCTGCTTCGGTGCTTCGGGGGATCCCGCTTATTCATCTGCCGACTACCTTATTAGCGATGGTAGATAGTTCAATTGGAGGTAAGACGGGACTTAATCACGATACTGGAAAAAATCTGATTGGAGCATTTTACCAGCCGGATGCAGTATTTGCTGATGTAGAATTTTTAGAAACACTTGAACAGAGAGAGTGGATTACCGGAATGGCAGAAATTATAAAATATGGGGCTATTCGCAGCCCGGAACTGTTCAGTCAGCTCGAAAAGCTGAAGGATAACTTATCGGCTGATGATGGAGAATGGATAGAGGTGATTCGTGAAAGCGCACGCATAAAAACGGATATTGTTCAGGAGGATACGCTCGAGGCCGGTAAGAGAGCGCACCTTAATTTTGGCCATACCTTTGGACATGCACTGGAACGCGTAGCCGGGTATGGAAGTATTTCCCACGGAGAGGCGGTCTTTGCGGGGATGATAGCGGCCACTTATTTTTCGAAGGAACTGGGGCACCCGATAGATGATACGGTTTTTACCCCATTTATGTCGCTTTATAAGCAGCAAATCCAGTCATTCCCTTCCCAGCCGGACAAGCTAATAGAGGCGATGAAAACGGATAAAAAAGTGAAAAATAATATCATCCAATTAGTGTTATTGAAAGAGTGGGGTTCGCCTTATATTAAACCATGCACAGATCTATCGAAACTAAAAGCGGCCTGGAACTACACGATAGATCAATTTAACTGA
- the upp gene encoding uracil phosphoribosyltransferase — protein MDSQSFEHLTLIEHPVINRDLTILRDVNTSTDDFRSALKRIAIILAYHALKELPLKEFEVETPIEKTTGYDIDQDIIVVPILRAGLGLSDALLQFIPDAKVGHLGMYRDESTHEPVDYYSNIPDGVEDALVLVVDPMLATGGSADDAISFLKKEGAQHLRFISLICAPEGLERIGSKHPDVHTITAAIDEKLNDDAFIVPGLGDAGDRYFGTT, from the coding sequence ATGGATAGTCAATCTTTCGAGCATCTGACATTAATTGAACATCCTGTTATTAACAGGGATTTGACCATCTTGCGGGACGTCAATACTTCTACCGATGATTTTCGATCGGCGCTTAAGCGTATTGCAATTATTTTAGCATATCATGCGCTTAAAGAACTGCCTTTAAAAGAGTTCGAAGTAGAAACCCCTATCGAAAAAACAACTGGTTATGATATAGACCAGGATATTATTGTAGTCCCGATTTTACGGGCCGGCCTTGGCCTCTCCGATGCCCTGCTTCAATTTATACCGGATGCCAAAGTGGGACATTTGGGGATGTACCGGGATGAGAGCACCCACGAGCCCGTGGACTATTATTCCAATATTCCCGACGGGGTTGAGGATGCCCTGGTTTTGGTCGTTGACCCGATGCTGGCAACCGGCGGCAGTGCTGATGACGCCATATCCTTTCTTAAAAAGGAAGGCGCACAACATTTGCGTTTTATTTCGTTAATCTGTGCCCCGGAAGGATTGGAAAGAATCGGCTCAAAACATCCCGATGTCCATACCATTACGGCAGCCATTGATGAAAAACTCAACGACGATGCATTTATCGTCCCCGGATTAGGTGATGCAGGTGATCGATATTTTGGAACAACATAA
- a CDS encoding translocation/assembly module TamB domain-containing protein: MLIVSASVIGLLQLDITQGYLLDRVKDRISQDYKTQITIGDVQGFLPFNIELREVVIANGDSSRTDTLAKIDGVTSHIDIWGFLQNKVTITGFTLENPEIWVRRSADGRIVFLERKEARQDTSSSERRWLNNVEILAPQIEIIEGTAHLESLTEDGDLVHLPSRVTLSNLNTQFFLEWTGNQRYLDIDQFSATTEDLNAKKFSITGQVYSDRQFLEFNSFFMNIGQAEVIINGEIEGLDLGSPGIREQFLSSNYDLGVMATSLYPRELREFLPVIPDIEGPFALQLYTEGNTESLWVEEVSIEKGESFFRLNGEFQNLTESNLFTYEASIDSLNLRSEDLAPILDTLRRPEYRALEDLSMRGSASGTLDSIYVDVAMSSPIGSMDLQGGSQLKSPYRYEGALDGQNIDISWMVPTVFDTTSINMTAQLSGSGITLEESATDFEASFTQSLFDQQTIDQVELSSSLYGGLWSQKFQYQNGGQVITGSGEIDFSRERPPVTMKGEARNINLTDFARDSVIASTDLDFTYSIEAAGLSLDEIRGQANFDVAPSVIGGDSVEAHQFYADISNIGEQRRSFRLTSSLLDMNVEGQLYPKVIMNQFRFWSAYLKERYRKEISMNDGEVQRAISAPEESVIIDGNITLKNLNLIKKYIPVFPSIHTDSRIAFNMNADADRLLFSTEMQADTLSFNSWASQNSQIQFTGSFRSDRTLKEFSSVDFRADIGTYTSNTFNMDSLGIVATLEQDSLYYRQAIKNIGENARFNLELNGALSDSSALVYINDFFLGNESYAWRNQDVPTLEVEGTHRIQFNDFRFANQNEYLQLQGAWSQSSEDSLSYTLRDINLERISELVDGEVSFKGVLNGELMTKSITEQPTVQGSFNISRLALNNRTVGDLQFNSQYNADADRFDTRIEVFTDPQKYEDYLEANDGIQQHFVLDGYIGGGSGQGNEDDLYHFDADFKQIDIWLVPLIVDNLFQQMEGQAVGQGYISGDLEDFDFHGEFDVQNAFIKPRFLNTNYFVNGGVTVDRQDGVILDSLEVIDTKGGSGKVWGTIDLNDFNPLTYLDLTFTMDRLQFLNSTMDPDVPFFGNISGTGTLRLSGSNADLYLRTNNPIQVTSDSKVSIPLLEETELTETGRFIQFVDSFEERFDSPTAAGEEGTSREEEIRNSLEDMTFSERFDLDLQFNTAQDIAVNLIFDPVTGEELNARGSGQMRISMQNQEVQMFGRYQINSGSYQFVTGEIISRRLQLRPGGTIVWEGPPDNARLDISAVYRARPNISTLSAEGSVGSQNRSNSQQVPVDLIVDITGTLNSVENSYYFELPSSLDISSNSTLSYTINQINRDEQQKLLQATSILFTGQFIPTQGAGSATTSLSQNLTRGSTVLNPLLSNQVISPLLSNQINALLNSDVSRLDVDFNLNAYNEVDLGIALSLYNDRLILRREGQLTGGNAQTTLGDRIGDLNATYRINRRLSLTAFHRQNQILSNFGAQSQAGDVTPSVDGIGLEAMFQFNTWQELFDRITGTSDTSSARKEEEASVSDTDTE, encoded by the coding sequence TTGCTTATAGTATCGGCAAGTGTTATAGGACTACTACAGCTTGATATTACTCAGGGCTATCTGCTTGACAGGGTCAAGGACAGGATATCCCAAGATTATAAGACACAGATTACGATAGGGGATGTACAGGGTTTTTTACCCTTCAATATCGAGTTAAGGGAGGTGGTGATTGCAAATGGTGATTCAAGTCGCACAGATACCCTGGCAAAGATCGATGGTGTTACCAGTCACATTGATATATGGGGATTTTTGCAAAACAAGGTAACAATTACCGGCTTTACTCTTGAAAATCCTGAAATTTGGGTGCGAAGGAGTGCAGATGGCCGCATTGTGTTTTTGGAAAGAAAAGAGGCACGACAGGATACGTCATCTTCAGAAAGACGCTGGTTGAATAACGTAGAAATATTAGCCCCGCAGATAGAAATAATTGAGGGTACAGCGCACTTAGAATCCTTGACAGAAGATGGGGACCTTGTACATTTGCCATCCCGGGTTACCTTATCAAATCTTAATACCCAGTTCTTTTTGGAGTGGACCGGTAATCAGCGTTATTTAGATATCGATCAATTTTCCGCAACAACTGAGGACCTGAATGCCAAAAAATTTTCTATAACGGGACAGGTATACAGTGACCGGCAATTTTTGGAGTTTAATTCCTTTTTTATGAATATCGGTCAAGCCGAAGTTATTATTAATGGGGAGATTGAGGGATTAGATCTTGGAAGTCCGGGGATCAGGGAGCAATTTTTATCTTCCAATTATGATTTAGGAGTGATGGCTACTTCTTTATATCCCAGGGAACTCAGAGAATTTCTTCCGGTAATACCAGATATAGAAGGTCCCTTTGCTCTTCAACTTTATACCGAAGGAAATACAGAGTCGCTTTGGGTAGAGGAAGTTTCTATTGAAAAAGGTGAAAGTTTTTTCAGGTTAAATGGTGAGTTTCAAAACCTTACGGAATCCAATCTTTTTACTTATGAGGCGAGTATTGATAGCTTAAATCTTCGGAGCGAAGATTTAGCTCCTATTCTTGATACGCTCCGTCGGCCAGAATACCGGGCGCTGGAAGATTTGTCAATGCGGGGCAGTGCATCGGGAACTCTCGACTCTATATATGTGGATGTGGCGATGAGTTCTCCTATTGGCTCTATGGATTTGCAGGGCGGGAGCCAATTAAAGTCACCTTATAGGTACGAGGGAGCATTGGATGGGCAAAATATTGATATTAGCTGGATGGTACCAACCGTCTTTGATACGACCTCTATAAATATGACAGCCCAATTATCGGGATCAGGCATAACTCTTGAAGAATCTGCTACGGATTTCGAAGCCTCCTTTACTCAAAGTTTATTTGACCAGCAGACGATTGACCAGGTGGAACTTTCATCATCCTTATACGGAGGATTATGGAGCCAAAAGTTTCAATACCAGAATGGAGGACAGGTTATTACAGGATCAGGCGAAATTGACTTTAGTCGTGAGCGGCCTCCGGTTACCATGAAAGGAGAGGCCCGGAATATAAATTTAACCGATTTTGCAAGAGATTCTGTGATTGCTTCTACCGATCTGGATTTTACATACAGTATAGAAGCGGCTGGACTATCGCTGGACGAAATACGGGGACAAGCAAATTTTGATGTGGCTCCTTCAGTTATTGGGGGCGATTCAGTCGAGGCCCATCAATTTTATGCAGATATTAGCAATATAGGTGAGCAACGGCGTTCATTTCGCCTTACCAGCTCCCTTTTGGATATGAATGTAGAGGGACAATTGTATCCTAAAGTAATTATGAACCAGTTTCGATTTTGGTCGGCTTACTTAAAGGAGCGTTACCGAAAAGAGATTAGCATGAATGATGGAGAAGTACAACGGGCAATTTCAGCGCCGGAAGAAAGCGTAATCATTGATGGAAATATTACCTTAAAAAACCTGAATCTTATCAAGAAGTATATTCCAGTATTTCCTTCTATACATACTGATTCTCGTATTGCTTTTAATATGAATGCGGATGCAGACCGATTGCTGTTCTCCACTGAGATGCAAGCCGATACATTATCATTTAATAGCTGGGCTAGTCAGAATAGCCAAATTCAGTTCACCGGCAGTTTTCGCAGTGATCGTACGCTAAAGGAATTTTCATCCGTTGATTTCCGGGCAGATATCGGAACCTATACTTCTAACACTTTTAATATGGATTCCCTTGGAATCGTAGCCACCTTAGAACAGGATTCTCTCTATTACCGGCAGGCTATCAAGAATATTGGTGAAAATGCGCGCTTTAATCTTGAGCTTAACGGCGCACTTTCAGATAGCTCTGCATTAGTTTACATCAATGATTTTTTTCTGGGTAACGAAAGCTATGCATGGAGAAATCAGGATGTTCCTACTTTAGAGGTAGAAGGAACGCATAGAATTCAGTTCAACGATTTCAGGTTCGCTAATCAAAATGAATACCTGCAGCTTCAGGGAGCCTGGAGCCAGAGTAGTGAGGATTCCCTTTCATATACGCTAAGAGATATAAATTTAGAACGTATTTCTGAGTTAGTGGATGGAGAGGTTAGTTTTAAAGGGGTGCTCAATGGGGAATTAATGACCAAGTCTATTACAGAGCAACCAACGGTACAAGGTTCCTTCAATATAAGCAGGTTGGCGCTTAACAATCGTACGGTAGGGGATCTGCAGTTTAACAGTCAATATAATGCTGATGCTGATCGCTTTGATACTCGTATTGAAGTATTTACAGATCCCCAAAAGTATGAGGACTATCTGGAAGCGAACGATGGAATTCAACAGCATTTTGTACTCGATGGTTATATAGGCGGAGGGTCAGGCCAGGGCAACGAAGATGATTTGTATCACTTTGATGCCGATTTTAAACAGATCGATATATGGTTAGTCCCTTTAATTGTGGACAATCTTTTCCAGCAGATGGAGGGACAGGCTGTGGGGCAAGGGTATATAAGTGGAGATCTGGAAGATTTTGACTTCCACGGCGAATTTGATGTACAGAATGCTTTCATAAAACCCCGGTTTTTAAACACGAACTATTTTGTAAATGGGGGAGTTACGGTAGATCGCCAAGATGGCGTTATCCTTGATTCACTTGAGGTAATTGATACTAAGGGAGGATCAGGAAAAGTTTGGGGCACAATCGATCTTAACGATTTTAATCCATTGACATACCTGGATTTAACTTTTACAATGGACCGCCTGCAATTTTTGAACAGCACTATGGATCCCGATGTGCCGTTTTTTGGAAATATCTCAGGAACGGGTACACTCAGACTTAGCGGATCCAATGCTGATCTTTATTTGCGAACCAATAATCCCATACAGGTAACAAGTGATTCAAAAGTTTCTATCCCTTTACTTGAAGAAACTGAACTGACTGAAACGGGGCGGTTTATACAATTTGTGGATTCTTTTGAGGAACGTTTTGATTCTCCTACAGCCGCTGGCGAGGAGGGAACCAGCAGGGAGGAGGAAATCAGGAATAGCCTCGAAGATATGACATTCAGTGAACGTTTTGATCTGGATCTGCAATTTAATACCGCCCAGGATATAGCTGTCAACCTTATTTTTGATCCGGTTACCGGGGAGGAGTTAAATGCCCGCGGTTCTGGACAGATGCGTATATCCATGCAGAACCAGGAAGTCCAGATGTTTGGCAGATATCAAATTAACAGCGGAAGTTATCAGTTTGTAACCGGGGAGATTATCAGCAGGCGACTGCAACTTCGCCCCGGCGGAACCATCGTATGGGAAGGACCTCCTGATAATGCCCGGTTAGATATCAGTGCCGTTTATCGCGCGCGTCCTAATATTTCAACACTTTCAGCTGAAGGGTCTGTAGGCTCACAAAATCGCAGTAATAGTCAGCAGGTACCCGTTGATCTTATAGTGGATATAACGGGTACATTGAATAGTGTAGAAAATAGTTATTATTTTGAGTTGCCGAGTTCGCTGGATATTTCATCAAATTCCACATTATCATATACCATCAATCAGATCAACCGGGATGAACAGCAAAAATTGCTGCAGGCAACCAGTATTCTGTTTACGGGACAATTTATTCCAACCCAGGGAGCAGGTAGCGCAACAACATCATTAAGCCAAAATTTAACCCGTGGTTCAACGGTATTGAACCCGCTGCTTTCAAACCAAGTAATTAGCCCCTTGCTTTCCAACCAGATCAATGCGTTATTAAACAGCGATGTAAGCAGACTGGATGTGGATTTCAATCTAAATGCCTATAATGAAGTTGATTTAGGAATTGCATTGAGTTTGTATAACGACCGCCTCATTTTAAGAAGGGAAGGCCAATTAACCGGTGGAAACGCTCAAACGACTCTAGGAGATCGAATTGGGGATCTGAACGCAACATATCGGATTAATCGGCGTCTCTCGCTAACGGCCTTCCATCGGCAAAATCAAATTTTGAGTAATTTTGGCGCACAATCACAGGCGGGAGATGTAACACCGAGTGTAGATGGTATAGGATTAGAAGCAATGTTTCAATTTAATACGTGGCAAGAGCTTTTTGATCGAATTACCGGTACCTCCGATACAAGTTCTGCGCGAAAAGAGGAAGAAGCCTCAGTATCTGATACTGATACTGAATAG
- a CDS encoding NFACT RNA binding domain-containing protein, producing the protein MNNYYTLIYLNREIKEKICDGFFDFAISPHKDVLHIYIKTKEETYRLIFSANSRETALFLDYYRPPKKRNVLDFFSSLEGQEVSEVSLAKKDRLLSVYFENGKHLLFKLFSGRPNVFLVDNNQITDAFKNPESHKGEAPPEPMAPDFKEEVSPKRSAKNQMTEVNPLLPRNLLPYLIEQHDVEEMPPAKVKAFTRQVTQALREDPHPRVLKTGDFCLWSREWLDISTNKQCSEVNDCVAYAYKNAVHLRRLHNKKEDIVRFLKRTVEQKEGTIAQLSQSKKSLERADRYEKYGHLLMAHAHESISPGTESITIKDFYEDDEEITIPLQEGRDIAQNAEYYYEKAKDARKSYENAQKRLPVEKEKLETLQKLLDEIDQIERLPDLNSWIKDHKKKLQQIGFGDSDDKQAKSPYRKFKVGKYEVWIGKNAKSNDQLTSRAHKEDIWLHARGVGGSHVVIRMGNQKDYPPKNVILKAAGFAAYYSKAQGMKTAPVMYTKRKYVRKPKGAAPGAVVVEREEVEMVPPINPQEIN; encoded by the coding sequence ATGAACAATTATTACACGTTAATATATTTAAACCGCGAGATAAAAGAAAAAATCTGTGATGGTTTTTTTGACTTCGCTATTAGTCCCCATAAAGATGTTCTGCATATTTATATAAAAACAAAGGAAGAGACCTATAGATTGATTTTTAGTGCGAATTCGCGGGAAACAGCTCTCTTTCTGGATTATTATCGTCCACCCAAAAAGCGTAACGTGCTTGATTTTTTTTCTTCTCTGGAGGGGCAAGAAGTGAGCGAGGTGAGTCTGGCAAAAAAGGATCGGTTGCTGTCTGTTTATTTTGAAAATGGCAAACATCTTTTGTTTAAGCTGTTTAGCGGACGTCCCAATGTTTTTTTAGTGGATAACAACCAAATTACAGATGCCTTTAAAAACCCTGAAAGTCATAAAGGCGAGGCACCTCCTGAACCGATGGCACCGGACTTTAAGGAAGAAGTAAGTCCCAAAAGGAGTGCGAAAAACCAGATGACGGAAGTGAATCCATTGCTTCCGAGAAATTTACTTCCTTATCTTATCGAACAGCATGATGTAGAAGAAATGCCGCCAGCGAAAGTCAAGGCTTTTACCCGGCAGGTGACACAGGCATTGAGGGAGGATCCGCATCCCCGGGTATTGAAAACCGGTGACTTTTGTCTGTGGTCAAGGGAATGGCTGGATATATCAACAAATAAACAATGCTCGGAAGTAAATGATTGTGTAGCGTATGCCTATAAAAATGCGGTTCATTTGCGTCGGCTGCATAATAAGAAGGAAGATATCGTACGATTTTTGAAACGGACAGTAGAGCAAAAAGAGGGGACCATAGCCCAATTGTCCCAATCCAAAAAGAGTCTGGAACGGGCTGACCGATATGAAAAGTATGGTCACCTGTTGATGGCACATGCCCATGAATCGATCTCTCCGGGAACTGAAAGCATTACCATCAAAGATTTTTATGAAGATGATGAAGAGATAACTATTCCATTGCAGGAGGGTCGGGACATTGCGCAGAACGCTGAATACTATTATGAAAAAGCCAAAGATGCGCGAAAATCCTATGAAAATGCTCAAAAAAGACTGCCTGTGGAAAAAGAAAAGCTGGAAACGCTTCAAAAGTTATTGGATGAAATAGATCAGATTGAACGGTTGCCAGATCTAAATTCGTGGATTAAGGATCACAAAAAGAAATTGCAGCAGATTGGCTTTGGCGATAGTGATGACAAACAGGCAAAATCGCCATATAGGAAATTCAAGGTGGGGAAATATGAAGTTTGGATCGGAAAAAATGCGAAAAGTAATGATCAGCTTACCAGCCGGGCCCACAAGGAGGATATCTGGTTGCACGCCCGGGGAGTAGGTGGATCGCATGTAGTAATTCGGATGGGAAATCAAAAAGATTATCCTCCCAAGAATGTTATCTTAAAAGCTGCAGGATTTGCAGCCTATTATTCAAAGGCTCAGGGAATGAAAACAGCACCTGTGATGTATACAAAGCGGAAATATGTGAGGAAACCCAAAGGAGCAGCCCCGGGGGCAGTAGTTGTGGAGCGGGAGGAGGTTGAGATGGTACCTCCGATTAATCCCCAGGAAATAAATTAA
- a CDS encoding HU family DNA-binding protein, translating to MTKADIVDVIASSTGLTKVETEAVVNGFMETVIDAMKRGEHIELRGFGSFKVVKRAQRVARNPKTNEEVIVPEQYVPVLKMSKIFKEQVDEAMKEKEEG from the coding sequence ATGACTAAAGCAGATATAGTAGATGTAATTGCTTCTTCAACAGGTTTAACAAAAGTCGAAACTGAAGCCGTAGTCAATGGTTTTATGGAAACGGTTATAGATGCTATGAAAAGGGGGGAACATATAGAGCTACGAGGTTTCGGAAGTTTTAAAGTTGTAAAGCGAGCACAACGCGTAGCCCGAAATCCCAAGACAAATGAAGAGGTCATTGTACCGGAACAATACGTTCCTGTTTTAAAAATGTCTAAGATATTTAAAGAACAGGTAGACGAAGCTATGAAAGAGAAAGAAGAGGGATAA